The proteins below are encoded in one region of Pseudophryne corroboree isolate aPseCor3 chromosome 8, aPseCor3.hap2, whole genome shotgun sequence:
- the DPH7 gene encoding diphthine methyltransferase, protein MSVRCKTQTLQVLDTEYSADAVEWCPLSDWRTVLACGTYQLNKPASDLSDETNDAPHLRLGRLYLYNYDPHRLFSPVSELQRIEASAILDMKWCHVPISGCPMLGIANAKGALELYRLQGSGESCRVELACSANVADGECLALSLDWSTGRADSGFPVKLVCSDSKGRLSVLQLEESAPSLDVVCQWEAHGYEAWIAAFNYSNCDTVFSGGDDCLLRGWDTRSRPDSPLFTSKRHSMGVCSIQSNPHREHVLATGSYDEHVLVWDLRQMKQPTSDTHVHGGVWRLKWHPTDSALLLAACMHSGFHILDSASDGCPLVSSYVLHNSLAYGADWSRVSSQDTSLTNPDSLNGQESVASGCDAVGPKVSQAMQNLKIFYESPTASFDVLLEDESGEYISESDNVKSDLADQPVLEVTSSARYGQAKTSVVATCSFYDHVLHVWRWQSQRPQSAE, encoded by the exons ATGTCTGTACGCTGCAAAACCCAGACCTTACAGGTTCTAGACACGGAATACAGCGCAGACGCCGTGGAGTGGTGCCCACTGAGTGACTGGCGTACAGTCCTGGCATGCGGAACCTATCAGTTAAATAAACCAGCGAGTGAT CTCAGCGACGAGACAAATGACGCCCCGCACTTGCGGCTCGGTCGCCTCTATCTCTATAACTACGATCCCCACCGGCTGTTTTCTCCTGTATCTGAGCTGCAGAGGATTGAAGCGTCCGCCATACTGGACATGAAATG GTGCCATGTGCCAATCTCGGGATGTCCTATGCTGGGTATTGCCAATGCTAAGGGTGCCCTGGAGCTATACAGATTGCAAGGCAGCGGG GAGAGCTGCAGGGTGGAGCTTGCATGCAGCGCCAATGTGGCTGATGGCGAATGTCTGGCTCTATCTCTTGATTGGTCCACGGGGAGAGCTGACAG CGGTTTTCCTGTAAAGCTGGTCTGCAGCGACTCCAAAGGCCGGCTGAGTGTCCTGCAGCTGGAGGAATCTGCACCCTCGCTGGACGTCGTGTGTCAGTGGGAAGCCCACGGGTATGAGGCCTGGATCGCTGCCTTTAACTACTCGAACTGCGACACTGTCTTCTCAG GTGGAGATGATTGTCTACTGAGAGGATGGGACACGAGATCTAGACCGGACAGCCCTCTGTTTACCAGCAAGCG ACATTCGATGGGAGTGTGCAGTATTCAGAGTAACCCACATCGGGAGCATGTGCTGGCCACAGGCAG TTATGATGAACATGTTCTCGTATGGGACTTGCGGCAGATGAAGCAACCGACATCTGATACTCACGTACATGGTGGAGTGTGGAGGCTAAAGTGGCACCCAACAGATAGCGCCCTCCTGCTGGCTGCCTGCATGCACAGCGGCTTCCACATTCTGGACTCTGCATCTG ATGGTTGTCCCCTCGTGTCCTCTTACGTTCTACACAACTCTCTGGCGTATGGAGCAGATTGGTCCAGAGTGTCTTCTCAAGATACTTCACTGACCAATCCGGATTCTCTCAATGGACAGGAGTCTGTAGCTAGTGGCTGTGATGCTGTGGGACCAAAGGTGAGCCAAGCCATGCAGAACCTGAAGATCTTCTACGAGTCGCCCACCGCCAGCTTTGACGTGCTCCTAGAGGATGAGTCGGGGGAGTACATCTCTGAATCTGATAATGTGAAGAGCGATTTGGCCGACCAGCCAGTCCTTGAAGTTACCAGCTCGGCCAGATACGGACAAGCAAAGACTAGCGTGGTGGCCACGTGCTCCTTCTACGACCACGTCCTGCATGTCTGGAGGTGGCAGTCTCAGAGGCCTCAGTCTGCGGAATGA